One genomic segment of Hordeum vulgare subsp. vulgare chromosome 2H, MorexV3_pseudomolecules_assembly, whole genome shotgun sequence includes these proteins:
- the LOC123425583 gene encoding uncharacterized protein LOC123425583 → MQLRYPVTTKQKQQPPDLPAAAKLTKDSLSESKIWMVPPASSRKGDTDADGRRMVSFRWPMRSGKDGEEEGGVERKSGSEADWGDVETGSGGGNSVVSSLTEERPSFARRTLLWGDVETGCVGRQLPEVPLPSPKRLEVAGGLSRCWKAGDRRGCGRFGQNRL, encoded by the coding sequence atgcagCTCCGCTACCCGGTGACGACAAAGCAGAAGCAGCAGCCTCCCGACCTGCCTGCCGCGGCGAAGCTCACAAAGGACAGCTTGTCCGAGTCCAAGATCTGGATGGTGCCGCCGGCGTCGTCCAGGAAAGGGGACACCGACGCGGACGGGAGGCGCATGGTGTCGTTCCGGTGGCCGATGAGGAGCGGcaaggacggcgaggaggaaggaggggtcgAGCGGAAGAGCGGGAGCGAGGCGGACTGGGGCGACGTGGAGacgggcagcggcggcggcaacAGCGTGGTGTCGTCGCTCACGGAGGAGCGTCCGTCGTTCGCGCGGCGCACCCTGCTCTGGGGCGACGTGGAGACGGGCTGCGTCGGTCGGCAGCTTCCAGAGGTCCCTCTTCCTTCCCCGAAGAGGCTCGAGGTTGCCGGTGGATTGAGCCGATGCTGGAAGGCAGGGGATAGGCGTGGCTGCGGACGGTTTGGTCAGAACCGTCTTTGA